Part of the Syntrophorhabdus sp. genome is shown below.
CTCGATCGCTGGCGCTCTTCACGTTCCTCAGGCGCACGGGCCTGCCGGTGTGCCACTGCATCGGAGTGAGGCCCTTCCCTTTTTCCGCGCACGCCTGGACCGAGTGCCATGGGCGCGTCGTGCATGACGATGCGTTGAACCGGAACAGGTTCACCATTATCGCGAGAATACCTAAGTGAGGAAGTTTTCCGGCACGATCCGCGAGAGTGCCGCATGTCGGCCCCGATGCCAGGGCCGACATGTCGCCGGGCCGTCAAAGGACAGCGAGGATAGAACACCCCGGGGCGTTAAATGCCGAGGCCCGGGATCCTCTTTCTGTTCATCGTGTTGAGGACAAGGAGCACGGCGATGGCTATTACCGTAAGTATGATGGAGAATATCGCCGCCCTCAAGAACTCGCCCTCGAAAACGGCGTTGTAGATGGCGAGAGACAGCGTCTCCGTGCGCCCCACGATGTTGCCGCCGAGCATGAGGCTTATGCCGACCTCCCCCACGGAGCGTCCGAAGGCAAGCAGGAGCCCTGTCACGATGCCGCCCTTGATGTTGGGAAGGACAACCTTGAACAGCGTCTGGGCCCGCGTCTTTCCCAGGGTGGCGGCCGCCTCGATCAGCGTGCCGTCCATTTGCTGCCGCGCGGCCTGCACGCTTTTCACCATGAAGGGCAGACCCACTACAAACACGGCGACGAGCACCCCCGAGGGTGTGAATATTATCTTGAAGGCGAACACCTCCATCAAGAAACGTCCGAGAGGCCCGTTCTTGCCAAGGATGAGGAGCAGGAAGAACCCGAGAGCCATCGGCGGGAAGATCATGGGCAGGGTGGTGATGATCTCGACTACGGTCTTCACCGGGCTCTTCTTTCCGGCAAGGTACAACCCAAGGGGCAGACCGGCCGCGAGCTGCACGATGAGCGCCAGCAGGGTCACCTTGAGCGTGAGCGCGATGGCCGGGTGTGTCAGGTAGTCCGTCAGCGGTACGTGGGGCATATCATTTTACGCCGTATTTCCCGAAAATATCCTTCGCTTCCTTCGTCTTCAGATAATCGGTGAAT
Proteins encoded:
- the modB gene encoding molybdate ABC transporter permease subunit; translation: MPHVPLTDYLTHPAIALTLKVTLLALIVQLAAGLPLGLYLAGKKSPVKTVVEIITTLPMIFPPMALGFFLLLILGKNGPLGRFLMEVFAFKIIFTPSGVLVAVFVVGLPFMVKSVQAARQQMDGTLIEAAATLGKTRAQTLFKVVLPNIKGGIVTGLLLAFGRSVGEVGISLMLGGNIVGRTETLSLAIYNAVFEGEFLRAAIFSIILTVIAIAVLLVLNTMNRKRIPGLGI